The nucleotide sequence catgtaagaaattcttaaattgcatttttacgatctgggtttttgaattgagtcattgcgttctacgggggttccaagggggcaacgcccccttggcgggggtccgAGGGCAGCGCCCCtaggagcagggtccaaggggcggcagcccctggctggggtcaagcttttttttttattaaattgctttaataaaactGCATCAGTAAATTTAATTTTCTGGAAATTGCCTCATTTCATAGACAAAAAATCGTAGACAGTTTTTGAGAGAACactggttcaatgcgttttagagagaacactttcttttgtgtttttaggccattgcgttttagaaaaaaagacatttttaagtgtttttgttccattgcgttttagaaaaacacattttaaagTGTTTTTAGTTCATTGCTTTTTAGATAAACACATTTTGAAAAGTTTTCCGTCCAtaggtaaacacatttttatgtgttttcagtccattgtgttttagaaagaatactttcttttgtgtttttgggccattgcgttttagaaataagacatttttatgtgttttctggccattgctttttagaaaaacacatttttgaagtgctttcagtccattgcgttttagataaacacatttttatgtgttttcagtccattgcgttttagaaagaacacatTCTTtcgtgtttttaggccattgcattttagaaataagacatttttatgtgttttctggccattgcattttagaaaacacatttttgaagtgttttccGTCCATTGCGTTTagataaaacacatttttatgtgttttcagtccactATGTGTTAGAAAGAACACATtcttttgtgttttctggccattgtgttttaggttaaacactttcttttgtgtttttagcccattgcgttttagaaataagacatttctttgtgttttctggttattgcgttttagaaataagacatttctttgttcTTTGGTGCATtgggttttagaaaaaaaaagtcattttttacgttttttgtccattgcgttttacgcaacttggattttgaaaaaaaattcgaaaatatagcaatagtatactcgttttaaagataaaaaaacgctcgtttttttggtgcaatttttataaaaaaaataatgtcgtatgaaaaagttattaacgtttaaaaaattaGGGGTGGGGGAtttgaggagagagaaactattgtactggattgactagaatgcccttacaCAAACCCACGCGTCTCTTTTTTTCtcttcaatttcactcatttaatcttagctcttgattaaatcaattgatggtcaagattacttcctagcaTTTCTAGCCAAAAAAACTTCCTATTACATCCTAACCCTATTTATGTAATTTCCAAAGGCATTTTGATCATTAACAAGAATTAACATAAAATAATTAACAGAGTTAGAGAATTGGACTAAAAGTGTTAAAATTTAAAAGATAATGGATGAATAGTGTTAAAGGTGTATGAAACTTGATGTTTGGACGAAAACTGCAATACTCTTAAAAATCAGATGAATGAAAATGGGATGACTCGTGTAATGGGTCGTCGACGATGCGTAGAATAAAGGCCTACTCATTCGGAAACGGCGCCTAAAAACTTCTGGATTCGGAAATGGTGGCGCTTCATCGAAATAATCTTTCATCAACCGATCGTTTGCCGCACGTCGGTCTCGTTCAATATAATCTCTTGTTTTAATTTCACGTTCGGGCCTGCTACAATGCTTCACATATCGAACCGCTAGTTGACAAgcactcgtaaccgcctcttgctcgaCCTACTCATCGGTGGATTCACCATGATCCGCTAAAAACTCTGTATAGTAATAATTTGCGATGGAGGAACTAGGGGAAgccattttttttataaaaatggtttaatATTTGAGATTGTAGAGGTTTTTGTTTGTAAAACTGGAATGAaagtgtgtatatgtatataggtgagaaatgaaaaaataaaaataaaataaaactagcCGTTGCTTTTTGACCGTTGCAACGTATTGATTGGTCAAAATTTCGCCCCAATCGCGTGATtcaaaaaagccaaaaacaaaaaaaaaaaggtaaaacacGCGCAGGGGCGGTGGGTCGGGCAGTATTAGGCGTGTTTGgtggtttttttgaaaaaataccGCCCACTACGGACGGACGTTGTTACTTCTTAGGCTCTTGTCCTTTCATTGCATGTCATCATCAATAGTAAAAAGCCACTTCTACATGTCATAGTTATCAAAAAATCATGATTTAGAAAGTAAGCTGATGTTCGGTTTTCTCATATTTTACCCACAATATAACCTTAGATATTTAAATTAGAATATTCATAATCATAGATTTCAATCTTAACTCAATTTTAACAGTTTTCCAATCTTAAAAGAAATTATGAAACTTATTAGTTAACTTCATTTTGTTTGACTTCCTAAATCATTTTTGTTAGTTAGACTACCAAACTTCCAACACGAAACTAGGAGGCTATAAGGACATTTTACCTACCTACAAATCAAAAACAAccttgatttacataacattccCCATTTCTataatgctttttttttttttttttttgtcacaaaAACCCTCTCTAATAAGTAATAATAACCCCACCCAACGACACACCAAAAACATCTAATTCATCCACCACCATGTCTACCACCCTCATCTCCCTCCTCCTTCTCCTCTCCACCACGGCCACGGCCACGGCCACCGTCTCATCTGATATTACCGCCCTCAGAGCGATCAAATCTGCCATCAACCCTGCCACCATCCCCTCTTACACATGCTTACACTCATGGGACTTCACCTCGGACCCATGCTCACCACCTCATGTCACTCACTTCCTTTGCGGATTATCATGCTCCGGCAACCGAGTCACCCAACTCACCCTCGACCCAGCCGGTTACGCCGGCACTCTCCCGCCTCTCATTTCTCAACTCACCCAACTCATCACCATCGACCTTTCCGACAACCGCTTCCACGGACCCATTCCAAACTCCCTCTTCTTCCTCCATAATCTCCAAACACTCATCCTCGGCTCCAACTCATTTTCTGGCTTCATCCCACCAGCAATCTCAAACCTCAAAAACTTACAAACTTTAGACATGTCTCATAACTCTTTCACCGGCTCATTACCCAACTCGTTAACTCAACTTACTCAGTTGACTCGTCTCGACCTGAGTTTCAACAAACTCACCGGACCCATCCCAAAACTCCCAAAAAACTTAATACAACTCGCTCTCAAATCAAACTCGCTATCCGGGTACCTAACAAAACAATCCTTtaccgagtcaactcagttggAAGTAATCGAACTCAGTGACAACTCACTCACCGGAACAATTCCCGGCTGGTTCTTTTTAACACCCTCAACTCAGCAAATCAATTTAGCCAACAATAGTTTCACCGGACTTGTGATCTTAAAACCGGTTAACAGCACCCTCGTTGCCGTCAACCTCGGGTTCAACAAACTTTACGGCTACCTCCCGGCGACATTTCCGGCGTACTCCATGTTGGCTTCTTTGTCATTGAGTTACAACAAGCTAAGAGGAAGAATCCCATCTGAGTATAGCAAGATAAGCAGACTGTTTCTTGAAGGAAATTTGTTAATTGGGTTGCCGCCGAAGGAACTTTTCTCCCGGAAAATCTCAATTACCGGCAGCTTAGGGGACAACTGTTTAAAGAGTTGTCCGGTTTGGTCGGAGCTTTGCGTGAAATCGCAGAAACCATTTTCGATTTGCCAAAAAGCTTATCAGGGGAAAGTGAAACAATAGTCGTAAAGTTGGttcatcatcttttttttttttttttttttttgtaattaaaaaATGTTTGgatctttttttctttttgattaATCATACGCTGTACGAATCATGTTAAGggaatcattttttttattattatttttgctTATCGGAGACTCAGATTCTACGaggtttttttataaaacaaatggttttttatttatttggCCGTTGGAATCAAATGTTTTTTACAAGTTAATAATAAAGAATTTATTTGATGGGTGAAATTGATATTTTAGTAATCGACCGTTGCTTTTTCTCCGGCGCATCCGCTCGTTATTTCTAACATTAGAGAAGACCAACCATTGGCGTATCTCcttgatgaaacactggttaacgCTAGGTTATCCCAGTTGGTCGTCTCTTGAAGTAAGGGTTCAATTTCTTCCTTCACTCGTCGTTAGTTGAAtctcctgcaaaacagaacaccggtgACTTGCCAAAAAGAGGGGATTAGGGGGTTCTCCTTGTGACCACCCTCCGAAGTGAGAATAAGGTGGACAGGGCGCCCCGTCGTCACCACCACGCGTGGAACCATCACGCACACCGCCGCCACCCCTTTTGAAAACGCATGGAACTGACAACGCGTGGATAAGCTATCATTTTCAAGATAAAGCTCTCTTTCCATTTCTTCATGGAATGCTTTACTGATCGAGTCCCACAAATGGTTTCTATGttgagaatttcctattttaataaaaacaacattTAATATAATACAAAGTTATATTATAAAAAACATAAATACTAAAATAAGTGCTACAAAATTTTTAGAAATACCTAAAGTTGGATGTAGAGATTTCTGAACTCAAGCACTCGCCAATGCAACTTCTTCTTTAAGGACCCatctttgttgttttcgtttggcgCTTTCAAGTGCTTTCTCGGCCTCGGTTTTTTTCTTGTGACTTCTCTTCTTGATGGGTTTGGATGCGGAAGGACCATCGATGGGGGTTGAGTTTCGGGGACGCTTTCGATTTGGGAAAGGTTGAGGCGTTTGTGAAAGGTTGATGGGCGTTTGTGGAATCGGGCTAGGTATAAAATCGTCGGTGTGAGGGAAGTTAGTATACAAACGATGCGTAACTAGCCATATCCGGCATAGTGGAGTGTATTTAAAAGGGAGCAATTGGACGATTGGATGGTGGGCTAGGTGTTTCTTGTAATGCTCACGGAttgttcgggtcaaaaccacgattatgaggattcatttttcgtattgtggttggatgagattttttttagaaaaaataaggtagagatgattatagaagaggTGGAGTAGTTGTGGTAAAAAATAATAGAAGTGTGAGTTTTTATAGTGAAAAATAATTTTttacacatagccgttggccaacggctagcccaaacggctacttttcttggccaatgagataccgtcatgtcatcttgatagccccgcccaacgcccgggctgaaacccccgcccaaggggccacgccgaaacccaagctcacccgggatggtgacttgagcgtttgtacccaacccacacCACAACCCCTGCCCctgccccataccccatagtctaaatatttgtagtatattgttattattattattattattattattattattattattattattattatattaagagtgaatttcaaggattgtcctttatctttatacccatttttagacgctgtcctttatgttcaaaattgacgaattttgtcctttatgttttcatatcatacacgttttgtcctttaggcctgacacagttagttttttcagttaaatttggtcatgtacTTTGCatatgagggcatttttgtcaattcaaaggttgcagaagctttgagctgtaaatctgtcgttgaacttacctttgaattgacaaaaatgccctcatgtgcaaagcacatgaccaaatttaactgaaaaaactaactaggttagacctaaaggacaaaacatgtatgatattaaaacataaaggacaaaactcgtcaattttgaacataaaggacagcgcctgaaaatgggtataaaaataaaggacaatctttgaaattcactcttatattaatgttatgttatatttataatataattgtatatatatttaatataaatgattaaaaaaatataaatgtaaAAAAGATTTTGGATCAAAACAGCAAAAACAAAATATTAATGTGAAGTGACCAAAATACTCCTCACTAAACTAAACTGAGTTTTTTTGACAGAGTTAGCGGGTTGAACCAAAATGGCAAAAAACTATAAAAATCGAGGACCCAATGaagaaaaaaattatttaaacTAATGTAACAATTTAGGCTAAATCTTAGAGACTAAAATCACAATTTACtctatatataaataaaaaatatattcaaGAAAATACGAGTAGCAAACATTTGTGAACTTTATAAACTAATTGGTTTAGTTTAAATTGCAACTTTCTATATCATTGAAGACGATATATTCTACCAACCATTGTTGACTCAACACGCCCAGCCTTTTGTTGTGGGTGTGGCCCCACTCTTACCCCAACACTTATAAAACTAATCCACTTGTTGAATGCACATCAAGATAGAGCATAATCAAGTATTTTAGTTATATATGCACCATAGAAAATGGTGaaaaacatattatattattCCCATCCTTTACAAAACTTATAAAACCGTctaatttattaaataaaatatgtcAATCAAATACAAAATATACTCTTTTATACCTTGAAAAGTATGTTAGTGTCCTAAAACTAATAGAATTAGATATACCTTGAAAAGTATGTTAGTATCCTAAAACTAATAGAATTAGATATAGGGTTACTTACCGTgcactaacccccccccctctaGATATAGGGTTACTTTTAATGATCGGGTGAAGATTCGCTCCTCTATGAATGTCCAATTCACCTACATGAACAATGATAAAAGCTACCATATCACTAAACAACATATATGTGCAAACTGATTAATGTAATGTGTGACTTAGTACACTAATCACCTTCGATTGCGCTGCACAAAGCCATAAAAAAACTCTCATCACTGCATAACAAGCCTCAAAACAAGTGAGCGGTTGTGTGAAGTGGCTACACTCTCAACGTCAATATTTGGATAGGTTAACCAAGGTTTTACAAGCTAAATGTTTGAAGAGTGCATCTACTTTATGTGTACATTGTTATATTGTTGGGAGTGCCAATTGATTAATTAAGAGTGTATTCAGGAAGTGTATGAACTTCTCGTATTCTATTGCACGGACACTCCCCTTAGGGGTGAAACTAGTGACACATGATCAAAAGTGGGATGGATAACATGGTATTCGACGACGCACACGGGGCCTCAAACGATGGCTCCATGACAAGGGGTATCAAAGCTGGCTTGAGACTTCAGAGATTTAACAAGTTAATATCACTATCTTAATAACTCATGGCTAAATACAACACTTTAGTAAGTTTGCAAACTTGGAGAAGATACAAGACTATAAGCACCTTCAAGTGGAGCTAGCATTAAATTACCTTTATTGCTTCCTCTTTATAGTATCACCCGATCACTATCCAACCAGGTCACATATGCTTGGTTCGTAACCTCTTTTTCGTCAATAAGGGTGGTAATAGGGGGTGGAGAGGAAGAACCATCAACATGCCTCATATGTAGAATAGCGGCCATAGGGAGGGTACCATCAGATATAGAAGAAGACGTGGCAACCATCGATGAAGAAATAGAGACTTTTAGCAGAAAACGAGATGTCCGATGGGAGAATTAGGGTTAGCGATGTAGAAGGTGAGGGAGGAAACAAATTGGCTTTGGCTAGATACCATGTAAATTTGAGAAAAGCCAACCCAAATTcaggtgatatatatatatatatatatatatatatataggtttaggTTCTTATAAAAATGGTGAAGTTTGCAAGAAGTGAGAGAAATATTATGGAGACAACACGTGCCATTATTTAATTTAATGGATTAAGGGtgataatgtatttttttttttgggtaaagggttaccccggtgattctattaaaatgcaaccgcaattaagtacaagtagtgaggatgtgttccacactagttcatatacaggacatgccccatatatgtaaatcaaaacaaaaaccaaagacctataacaccccataacctagtctactatacatcatgacacgacatctagtagacaaacaatGCACACCACAAAACAAAaacctcaaccaccatcatcaaagataaagtagccacaaaacagcagccccttcagacgaaaagcagatagcctatccattagagaacttggtagaagaggtgcttgcccctgctttcgaagagaaaggatgagtgcccgatgtcataaatgcactagtttcattgtagacttcttcaacctcctcctcatccgattcctgcctGTCATTCGACGGTTTCTTCTCCACTCGACCCACAGtggtacctccctgattaccagtatcatccttcagaatgtcaaacgggttagacgttgaaacctgattctgCATCGGACTCTTTGAGGACGATTTTGGTTTAGGGTTGACGACTGGCCTGTAGACTACCTTAGGCTTCTGGTTTTTCATATGGATGCCTTGGttgttcactttcttcttcttggcCCCTACAACCTGAAATTCATCATTATTCTTTTCAGCATCTCCACTAGAAGATACCTGAGGGTTCTTCGGGCACGAGCTGTCGTCATGACCAAACACACAACAAGAGGAGCACCTAAgcggctcccaatcatattcaaccttgactccaCCTTTGAATACCCACTACCATCCATAGATGGGATAGCAACTGTAACACTCTTTTTTAACTCAGCCCCCGCTTGCACTTCAATAAGTGCTCTAGCATAGCTGCTCCTTCCCCAAGATTCAGCACACATCGAGGCAGTATACGTATCCAACATCTTAGGTATCCCAATCATAGAGGCAACCAAGCTAAGCCCATCCTCAGTAAATGCCGCTAAtggcacatcatgcatcttgacccaaactggaaCCACTTTAATGTCCTCTTTTTCCATCTTGATAGAGGGCGACCACTCCTTCAAAATTATGGGAACACTTCTGATTAGCCAAGGCCCATCCTCTAGCATTTGATTCATCCCTTCCTTAGAagtaaacttaaagaaaaataACCTGTTTGCATTCATCATGAGCCGGGAAAGCCCATATTTAGCCCAGTTGTTCTTAGCAAAGTAATCGACCACAGGAAATGCCAACCGTTTACCCAGAAAATATCCAAacaaagtgttagcatacctatcaGTAACTTGTTGAACCGACGACAAAGGAATAACAACATCAGCACCGTCAACTTTCTCGGCAGACTCCATCGCCCGAAAATTCACTTTAACCTTCTCCTTTGTATTCTTTACAATGTGAGCAAAGGAAACAGGATCTGCAGGCCCCGAATTACCTTGAGCAGCCCTGTTGTCAGCCGAGAAGGATGCACCAAAAAAGTCTGATTTCGGCGTATACTTGCTAGGGTAATCCCAAAAATTGTCTGACTTTCCGACATCCCGTTTTTCCAAGCGAACCGGAACTGTGACCCTTGTTAGATCATCGATGATGTTTGAAGACTTAGGGTCATTTTGTGTTCCAATCGTTACACCACGCTTTGGCTGCAAAGTGTTCCCATCAACATCAAGAAACCGTGCAGCAATTTGATCAAACGATAATCTCGGCTTTCCACGAGTATCCTGTTGGTTTCCACCAGAATTGTTAAGTTCATCCATTCCCATAATGTATGCCGGCTGAAAACAAAAGCAACCGTGACAAACCCTAGCCGAACTTAAACAACTGAACAAATAAACCCTAGCCGCCGTCAAGCTTAAGTTCGATCAAACCCAACCAGAAACCAAAATATCGACAAACCCTAGCTCAGATTTGCAGCCTCCAAAACGATTTCTATTAGCAATCGGATAACACCCACTAGGTACTCCCAATCTGCCGTAAACAGATTGAAGAAACCCTAGCAACCGTACCCAAAAAAAGCAGAAACGAAACCGGAACAACCTTGGCGCCGTCAACCCTAATGCAATCAGAAGATGACGAATTCAGCGAAACAGCAATGATACTCTCTTGTAGTAAACCCAAACATGATTAAACTTGAATCCAATTAACCGCAGCAGCCAAGTGGAAAGAACCCAAGAACAGAAGAAAAAACGTAACCCTAATACCTAAAAACGGACCAAAGACGAATTATAATGAATTGCAAAGATAAACTAGAGATCATAAGACTCTAATCATACAAACAATCATCATAATCAGCATGAAATCACGAATTTTAGGTCACAGAGAGGTGGTCGCCGTTTTTCTccattagagagagagagagaggtgataATGTAATTAACTTCAAAAACCAATTTAATTATAAAATAGATTGTAATCGCTTTAGGAGTTATTTTAggatataattatttttttacgtATCAATAACTGATCATGGTGTTTGAACATCTGGAATGTGTTTTGTTATTTTACAGGTATAAAACACcatataaatttcaaaaacaccACGACTTGAATTGTAATAAGTCATTTAACATCTGGAATGATTGTATTGCTATTAAAGTCGTAGTGTTTTAACACCATTTGGGAATGATTGTGTTGTTATTCAAAATGTTAAAACATCGTTActtgaatcacaatacaatgtttctAGATTTCAAATGTTAAAACACCCTAActtgaatcacaatacaatgtttccagatgtttaaaacatcACGCCTTGAATCACAATACTGTTAAAACACTATTGTATGAACATAGATAAAACACCATGGACTAAAATATCCGATTAAAAtgtatttttttctctatataagtatagcaatatggtactcatattaaagataaaaaatgttcgttattatgtgtatttttttaaatagttacATATAAAAAGTTATTCATGTTTAAAAaagaccggggggggggggggggacttgCATGTGCATGGAGGTTGATAGCAAAAAGACACTATTACCCTAATCTAGCCAAATTAATCAAGAAAAATAAACATAATTACAGTTTAAGCGCTTTTTTTATCTCAACCATCAACTACAAGATCTAAGGGTTAAACCACTTCTTAAACTTCTCACAAAAAACCCATTTTTACAATAACTCTACCCTATATAGAAGGGATACATAgctagattttttttttacaaaattttaattttttggtGCAAACAGTAAAAAATTACCATAAAAGTAAAGGTGGGTAATAAAAAAATTTACTTACAGTGGGTAAAGAGAAAATGGCTCAGTAATGTGTACACAGAAGCTTGAGCAAACCTAGAGATTTATGCACGTCGGGTTGAG is from Helianthus annuus cultivar XRQ/B chromosome 9, HanXRQr2.0-SUNRISE, whole genome shotgun sequence and encodes:
- the LOC110877980 gene encoding probable LRR receptor-like serine/threonine-protein kinase At4g36180, which encodes MSTTLISLLLLLSTTATATATVSSDITALRAIKSAINPATIPSYTCLHSWDFTSDPCSPPHVTHFLCGLSCSGNRVTQLTLDPAGYAGTLPPLISQLTQLITIDLSDNRFHGPIPNSLFFLHNLQTLILGSNSFSGFIPPAISNLKNLQTLDMSHNSFTGSLPNSLTQLTQLTRLDLSFNKLTGPIPKLPKNLIQLALKSNSLSGYLTKQSFTESTQLEVIELSDNSLTGTIPGWFFLTPSTQQINLANNSFTGLVILKPVNSTLVAVNLGFNKLYGYLPATFPAYSMLASLSLSYNKLRGRIPSEYSKISRLFLEGNLLIGLPPKELFSRKISITGSLGDNCLKSCPVWSELCVKSQKPFSICQKAYQGKVKQ